TCCGATTTTGTAATATCCCCCTGATTTCATTAAGTATACGTAACCGAATTTTACATCATCTTTTTCAGAATCAGAGTCGTTTTCCTTTTCTGAAGAAACACAAATACCTTTGCAAATTTCAATAACGTCTTGGTATTCACTTTTGTCTTTGCAATAGGCGAGAAGCTTCTGAACCATTTCAGTTTTCTTCCCTAAACGACGAAATGTATTATGAGCAGGAAAACCTTTTGTGTTATATGCTTTTAACCGGATATCACCCGAGGTAGGAAATTTATTTATTTCTCTAATTAAGGAAATTACACATCCTATTAGGAAATCTTCATCATATGCGGATTGAAGTTTATTTGGCTTAAATCCGGCTTCTAGAACAGCGTCACCAAATTTAGTCCAATACTTTCCATACCAATCTGACCATTTAATTCCTGTCGCGTTGGTAAATCTGTCTTTTCCTAATGGAGTGCCATTGTTTTCATTGGCCGTCCTAATAATTTCATTAATAATATGTTTTTTATCCATTTTTAATGCCCATCAAAAAAATCTCTGTGTTCTCTGTGAGCTCTGTGGCTAAAACAGTATTATTATTTTTCTCTGTGGCCATTTTTTTATTTTGTATTTTTCGTAAAATTTAATAATCCGCCGGCTAAAAGTATTTCTCTGTCTCTTGCCGAAAGTGTCAGTTTGCACTTGAACTCGAAGCTTGTGGTTTTATCTTTAACCATAATAAAATCTGCTGACTTGATTGCGTCATTCAGATTTTTAATTTCAAATTCATCGTCCGCGTTGATTTTGTCGTAGTCAGCCGGGTTTTCAAACTCTGCCGGTAAAAGTGCGAAGTTAATTAAATTCGCTTTATGAATTCGCTCAATGCTCTTTGCGATAATCATTTTAACGCCCAGATACATCGGACAAAGCGCTGCGTGTTCACGCGATGAACCCTGGCCGTAACTTTCCGACGCTACAACGATTCCAGCTATCCCATTTTTCTTTAAATCCAATCCACGCTGCGCAAAAGTCGGCTTGCCTTGCTCGTTGAAGCAGTTGAAAACATATTTCGAATATTCCGGCACGTTCGAGCGATATTTCAAAAACGCTCCCGCCGGCATAATATGGTCTGTCGTAATTTTGTCGCCGCATTTGAGAATGACTTTGCCTTTCAAATCGTTCGGCAATTTCGACGCCGCTTCCGGCACGACGATAGTTGAGCCGCGAATGACCTGTACATTTTTAGCTTCGGCAGGTGCAAGCGGTTTTTGAATCATATTATCATCAACCGTAAACTCGAACGGCATTTCGATGTTTGGATATTCAATTCCGCACTTGTCCGGCTCGACAACCTCGCCCTTCAACGCGGTCAAAACAGCAATTTCCGGACTGGTCAAAAATACGTTATCGTTTTTCGTTCCCGTTCTGCCGGCAAAATTTCTGTTGAATGTCCGCACAGATACAATGCCGTCGGCAGGCGAAAATCCCTGCCCGATACACGGCCCGCAGCCGGATTCGAGAATTCGTGCGCCCGAAGAAATAATATCGCCCAACGCGCCATTTGCAGCCAGCATATTCATAACCTGCTTACTGCCCGGCGCAATTGCGAATTCAACTGATGGATGAACAGTCTTGCCCTTGAGAGCTTTCGCAACCATCATCAAATCCGTGAAGCTGGAATTCGTGCAGCTTCCGATTATCACCTGATTAACCTTTGTACCCGCAAGCGATTTGATAGTTTTGATATTATCCGGCGAAGGCGAACAGGCAGCCATCGCTTCGAGTTGTGATAAATCTATTTCAATTATGCGGTCGTATTCGCATCCATCATCGGCAGCAAGAGGCAAATAATCTTTTTCTCTTTTTTGTGCTGTGAGGAATTTTTCCGTTTGTTCATCGGATGGAAAAACGCTCGTTGTTACGCCAAGCTCTGCGCCCATATTCGTAACGGTCGCTCTTTGCGGAACTGTCAGCGTGGCAACGCCGGTGCCGAAATATTCAACAACGCAGCCGACGTTTCCTTTTGTGGTCAGGATGCTCAATAATTTTAAGATAATGTCTTTGCTGGCGACCCAGGGGCTAAGTTTGCCGACGAGTTTAACGCCGATAACTTTCGGACAGGTAAGATAAAACGCTCCGCCGCCCATCGCGACCGCGACATCGAGACCGCCTGCGCCGATAGCGAGCATACCGATACCGCCGCCGGTTGGTGTATGTGAATCGCTGCCGAGAAGTGTGCCGCCGGGTTTGCCGAATCGTTCGAGATTAACCTGATGACAAATTCCGTTTCCTGGCCGTGAAAAATAAACACCTTTTTTGGCTGCGACGCTTTGCAGATAAAGATGGTCGTTGTGATTTTCCGGCCCGAACTGCGACATATTGTGATCGATATAGCTGACTGCGGTGTCTGCTTTTACACGTTCAACGCCCATCGATTCGAACAGCAAAAATGCAGTCGTGCCGGTAGCGTCTTGCGTTAGTGTTTGATCTATTTTTATGCCGATGGGTTTGGATTTTTCCAGAACACCATCCATCAGATGCTTTTCAAGGATCTTGAAAGTCAGCGTCTTAGCCAATTTGATGCTCCCTATATATGTATAGCTGATTTGTTGAAAATCAGCGCAATTTATTGTTTGCCGATAG
Above is a window of Planctomycetaceae bacterium DNA encoding:
- a CDS encoding aconitate hydratase, which codes for MAKTLTFKILEKHLMDGVLEKSKPIGIKIDQTLTQDATGTTAFLLFESMGVERVKADTAVSYIDHNMSQFGPENHNDHLYLQSVAAKKGVYFSRPGNGICHQVNLERFGKPGGTLLGSDSHTPTGGGIGMLAIGAGGLDVAVAMGGGAFYLTCPKVIGVKLVGKLSPWVASKDIILKLLSILTTKGNVGCVVEYFGTGVATLTVPQRATVTNMGAELGVTTSVFPSDEQTEKFLTAQKREKDYLPLAADDGCEYDRIIEIDLSQLEAMAACSPSPDNIKTIKSLAGTKVNQVIIGSCTNSSFTDLMMVAKALKGKTVHPSVEFAIAPGSKQVMNMLAANGALGDIISSGARILESGCGPCIGQGFSPADGIVSVRTFNRNFAGRTGTKNDNVFLTSPEIAVLTALKGEVVEPDKCGIEYPNIEMPFEFTVDDNMIQKPLAPAEAKNVQVIRGSTIVVPEAASKLPNDLKGKVILKCGDKITTDHIMPAGAFLKYRSNVPEYSKYVFNCFNEQGKPTFAQRGLDLKKNGIAGIVVASESYGQGSSREHAALCPMYLGVKMIIAKSIERIHKANLINFALLPAEFENPADYDKINADDEFEIKNLNDAIKSADFIMVKDKTTSFEFKCKLTLSARDREILLAGGLLNFTKNTK
- a CDS encoding GIY-YIG nuclease family protein, producing the protein MDKKHIINEIIRTANENNGTPLGKDRFTNATGIKWSDWYGKYWTKFGDAVLEAGFKPNKLQSAYDEDFLIGCVISLIREINKFPTSGDIRLKAYNTKGFPAHNTFRRLGKKTEMVQKLLAYCKDKSEYQDVIEICKGICVSSEKENDSDSEKDDVKFGYVYLMKSGGYYKIGKSDYVEKRNYEIGIKLPEELKIVHKIKTDDPLGIEAYWHKRFGDKRTRGEWFDLSNNDVKIFKRRTFM